The following coding sequences are from one Paenibacillus stellifer window:
- a CDS encoding FAD binding domain-containing protein, with protein MEALRHARLRAPALYRPRNLQEAWELKRELGDGAVYVSGSTLLRTQWEAGTVSMPETLIDLRGLEGLSGIAEDGEGIRIGALTNLSSLRRSALLDSAAPSLKEAARVIAAPSVRNLATLGGNIASGYGDTLPALLTADAELEVYDGAFASRQCTGDWLASRWGGRHSSASIIAGVRISPAEGPEGSRRFEAFRKVGRREAFTPSLVAVALSGFIDPDRCLSGVRIAAGGGSGRPHRLAEAEALLEGGVLAAELLPPVYEAVSGGFETYADPFATAEYKRKTAGNLIAAELWKLI; from the coding sequence ATGGAAGCTCTGCGTCACGCTAGGCTAAGAGCGCCGGCGCTGTACCGGCCCCGCAATCTGCAAGAAGCCTGGGAGCTGAAACGGGAGCTCGGCGATGGGGCCGTGTATGTCTCGGGAAGCACCCTGCTGCGGACCCAGTGGGAAGCCGGAACGGTCTCCATGCCGGAGACGCTGATCGATCTTCGGGGACTGGAGGGCCTTTCCGGCATTGCAGAAGACGGGGAAGGCATCCGCATCGGCGCACTGACGAATTTATCGTCTCTCCGCCGGAGCGCGCTTCTGGACTCGGCGGCGCCGTCGCTGAAGGAGGCGGCCCGGGTCATTGCGGCCCCATCGGTCCGCAACCTCGCGACGCTCGGAGGCAATATCGCCTCCGGCTACGGCGATACTCTCCCCGCGCTGCTGACCGCGGATGCGGAGCTGGAGGTCTATGACGGCGCGTTTGCAAGCCGTCAATGCACCGGGGATTGGCTGGCCTCCCGCTGGGGCGGCCGACATTCCTCCGCGAGCATCATCGCGGGTGTGCGAATCTCTCCGGCGGAAGGGCCGGAGGGTTCCCGCCGCTTCGAGGCCTTCCGCAAGGTCGGCCGCCGGGAGGCGTTCACGCCGTCGCTCGTCGCGGTGGCGCTGTCCGGGTTCATCGACCCGGACAGATGTTTAAGCGGCGTGCGAATAGCCGCCGGCGGAGGCAGCGGGCGTCCGCATCGGCTTGCGGAGGCGGAAGCGTTGCTGGAAGGCGGCGTGCTGGCCGCCGAGCTGCTGCCGCCGGTGTACGAAGCGGTGAGCGGGGGGTTCGAAACCTACGCCGATCCCTTCGCGACGGCGGAGTACAAGCGGAAGACGGCGGGCAATCTCATCGCCGCCGAGCTGTGGAAGCTCATTTAG
- a CDS encoding ABC transporter ATP-binding protein, with protein sequence MRGHSVEMRGIVKRFGSVTASDQVDFSADAGEIHALLGENGAGKSTVMSMLSGVYRADEGEILIHGKPAKIRSPKDAAMLGVGMVFQNFRLVQTLTAAENIVLGEKSSFWRGRNWIKNKHKEIEELAERFGLKFPVDRPIWQLSVGEQQRVEIVKTLYRGADIIILDEPTSVLTPGEVEGLFSTLQRMKEEGKTVIMTTHKMKEVMASSDRISVMRKGKMITTLITKETDERELARLMVGREVVIERRDREETDGDELLAVKNLSVVADHGRKALDRLSLTVRKGEIVGVAGVAGNGQKELAEVLTGLRTWREGEIVFDGSPVKTASVRGAIDAGISHVPENRMKSGLAGRLGSVDNLLFKSYRSEEHSKLGFLKAAKNRIWSEHLVRKFDVKTPELDTPVQQLSGGNQQKLLFAREVTHNPKLMVAVHPTQGLDVGATSGVHDLLMELRASGSGVLLISEDLDELMQLSDRILVIYNGAIIGEETHDNADRESIGLMMAGIRGREESMV encoded by the coding sequence ATGCGGGGACATTCGGTGGAAATGCGCGGAATTGTCAAAAGATTCGGTTCAGTAACCGCGAGCGACCAAGTCGATTTTTCGGCAGACGCGGGAGAGATTCATGCGCTGCTTGGCGAGAACGGGGCGGGAAAAAGTACGGTGATGAGTATGCTGTCGGGCGTATACAGAGCGGATGAGGGTGAGATTCTGATTCACGGCAAACCTGCAAAAATCCGCTCTCCGAAAGACGCCGCCATGCTCGGCGTGGGCATGGTATTCCAAAATTTCAGACTGGTTCAAACGTTGACAGCTGCGGAAAATATCGTGCTTGGCGAAAAATCGTCTTTCTGGCGCGGAAGAAACTGGATCAAAAACAAGCATAAGGAGATAGAAGAACTGGCGGAACGCTTCGGGCTGAAGTTTCCGGTGGACCGTCCGATCTGGCAGCTCTCCGTGGGAGAGCAGCAGCGGGTGGAGATCGTCAAGACGCTGTACCGCGGCGCCGATATTATTATTCTGGATGAGCCGACTTCGGTTCTGACGCCCGGTGAAGTGGAGGGGCTGTTCAGCACGCTGCAACGGATGAAAGAAGAAGGCAAGACCGTCATTATGACGACGCACAAAATGAAGGAGGTTATGGCCTCCTCCGACCGCATTTCGGTCATGCGCAAAGGCAAAATGATTACGACGCTCATTACGAAAGAGACGGATGAGCGGGAACTGGCCCGGCTGATGGTAGGCCGGGAAGTGGTGATTGAGCGGCGGGACCGCGAGGAGACGGACGGCGACGAACTGCTCGCAGTCAAGAATCTGAGCGTTGTCGCCGATCACGGGCGGAAGGCGCTGGACCGGCTGTCGCTCACCGTCCGCAAGGGCGAGATCGTCGGCGTTGCAGGGGTCGCCGGCAACGGTCAGAAGGAACTGGCGGAGGTGCTGACCGGCCTTCGGACTTGGCGGGAAGGTGAAATTGTTTTTGACGGAAGTCCCGTCAAGACGGCGTCGGTTCGCGGCGCTATTGATGCCGGCATCTCCCACGTACCGGAGAACCGGATGAAGAGCGGGCTTGCCGGACGGCTTGGCTCGGTCGACAATCTGCTGTTCAAGTCTTACCGCTCCGAAGAGCACTCGAAGCTAGGATTTCTGAAGGCGGCCAAGAACCGGATTTGGTCGGAGCATCTGGTGCGTAAATTCGATGTGAAGACGCCGGAGCTCGATACACCTGTACAACAGCTGTCCGGAGGCAATCAGCAGAAGCTGCTGTTCGCCCGGGAAGTTACGCATAATCCCAAGCTGATGGTAGCCGTGCATCCGACTCAGGGACTTGATGTCGGAGCCACCTCCGGCGTTCACGACCTGCTGATGGAGCTGCGGGCTTCGGGAAGCGGCGTGCTGCTGATCTCCGAAGACCTGGATGAGCTGATGCAGCTGTCGGACCGGATTCTGGTCATTTACAATGGAGCGATTATTGGTGAAGAGACCCACGACAATGCGGACAGAGAAAGCATCGGTCTGATGATGGCGGGCATTCGCGGGAGAGAGGAGAGCATGGTATGA
- a CDS encoding ABC transporter permease, with the protein MSQDKASGGTLLEPVNKQTSGGRLPWRLEYDASRVRTPWWTPIVSVVLALVLCAIFIYANGMSPATVYAKMWKGAFGSSYGITETLVKAIPLLLCGLGIAVAYRISVWNIGAEGQLTVGAMAATAVTIYFPNLSGFWSISLMLIFGIAAGAFWGLLTAIPRTHFGVNELITSLMLNYVALLALDYVVFGPWKDPKGFNMPGSPVFTDAQSLPVLGGTRLHIGLIFALVAVVIYYLMMRFTRWGYELRLIGANPTAARYAGIHIKRHIIIVMLISGGLAGLAGMAEVSGVSHQLIKGISPGYGYTAIIVAWLAKLNPLGLVIASVLFGGLIVGGYSVQTIGLPSSISQLLQGSILFFLIAGDMVTRFRIRRGA; encoded by the coding sequence ATGAGTCAGGATAAGGCAAGCGGGGGAACGCTGCTGGAACCTGTTAACAAGCAGACTTCGGGAGGGCGGCTGCCTTGGCGGCTGGAGTATGACGCTTCCCGGGTTCGTACGCCTTGGTGGACCCCCATCGTATCGGTCGTGCTGGCGCTTGTTCTCTGCGCGATTTTCATTTACGCGAACGGCATGAGCCCGGCTACTGTCTACGCTAAAATGTGGAAGGGTGCCTTCGGCTCCTCATATGGCATTACCGAAACGCTCGTCAAAGCAATTCCGCTGCTGCTGTGCGGTCTTGGCATCGCCGTGGCTTACCGGATTTCGGTGTGGAACATCGGGGCGGAAGGCCAGCTGACCGTTGGCGCAATGGCCGCTACTGCGGTGACGATTTATTTTCCAAATCTGAGCGGATTCTGGTCGATTTCACTGATGCTGATCTTCGGGATCGCAGCCGGTGCCTTCTGGGGACTGCTTACGGCTATCCCGCGGACGCATTTCGGGGTCAACGAGCTGATCACGTCACTGATGCTGAACTATGTGGCACTGCTGGCGCTCGATTATGTCGTATTCGGTCCCTGGAAAGATCCGAAAGGCTTCAACATGCCGGGTTCGCCGGTATTTACAGACGCCCAGTCGCTGCCTGTGCTCGGGGGAACCCGGCTGCATATCGGCCTCATCTTCGCGCTGGTCGCGGTTGTCATTTACTATCTGATGATGCGTTTTACCCGCTGGGGCTATGAGCTGAGACTGATCGGAGCCAATCCGACGGCCGCCCGTTACGCCGGCATTCATATCAAACGCCATATTATTATCGTCATGCTGATCAGCGGCGGACTCGCCGGACTTGCCGGTATGGCCGAGGTGTCCGGGGTAAGCCATCAGCTTATCAAGGGCATTTCTCCGGGCTATGGCTATACTGCCATCATCGTGGCCTGGCTCGCCAAGCTGAATCCGCTCGGACTGGTAATCGCCTCGGTGCTGTTCGGCGGCCTGATCGTCGGCGGCTACAGCGTGCAGACTATCGGCCTGCCGTCATCCATTTCGCAGCTGCTGCAGGGCTCGATCCTGTTTTTCCTGATCGCCGGCGATATGGTCACCCGCTTCCGCATTCGCCGGGGAGCGTAG
- a CDS encoding ABC transporter permease, producing MDFMTQLLIAAISAGTPLLLATLGGILTERAGIIQLGAEGLMLMGAVTMCIVFIRTESLVLGLLAAIGVTALLGLVHAFLSVTLRANQTMSGLAMTLFGTGLSAYLGKPISGNPLPGILPRVHLDFLSSVPVLKIISNLDMLTWISIVLVIVLHLLIHRTSWGLHLRAVGDSPATADVMGIRVRTIRYCYIIAGAMLIGLAGADMVLSVAPTWNEGLTAGRGWIAVGLVIFARWNPIRALLCAYFFGALDSLGFRVQLLGSAIPSYFLKMIPYVVTILVLMYLGYRNRNKPSGTPESLGVPYIREQRF from the coding sequence ATGGATTTTATGACTCAACTATTAATCGCCGCCATTTCCGCGGGCACGCCGCTGCTGCTGGCCACGCTGGGAGGCATTCTTACCGAGCGCGCCGGTATCATCCAATTGGGCGCTGAAGGATTGATGCTCATGGGCGCGGTTACGATGTGCATCGTGTTCATCCGAACTGAAAGCCTGGTGCTTGGCCTGCTGGCCGCAATCGGCGTGACCGCGCTGCTCGGCCTCGTTCATGCATTCCTGAGCGTTACGCTGCGGGCCAACCAGACGATGTCCGGTCTTGCCATGACGCTGTTCGGCACTGGCCTCAGCGCCTACCTCGGCAAGCCGATCAGCGGGAATCCGCTGCCGGGCATTCTGCCGAGAGTGCATCTGGATTTTCTGAGTTCAGTGCCAGTGCTTAAGATTATCAGCAATCTTGATATGCTGACCTGGATCAGCATCGTGCTGGTTATCGTACTTCATCTGCTGATTCATCGTACTTCCTGGGGTCTCCATCTGCGTGCCGTGGGCGACAGCCCGGCGACCGCCGATGTTATGGGCATCCGGGTACGGACGATCCGCTATTGCTATATCATTGCCGGTGCCATGTTGATCGGACTCGCCGGAGCCGATATGGTCCTGAGCGTTGCTCCGACCTGGAACGAAGGTCTGACAGCGGGAAGAGGCTGGATCGCAGTCGGTCTTGTTATTTTTGCCAGATGGAATCCGATTCGCGCGCTGCTGTGTGCCTATTTCTTCGGTGCTCTGGACTCGCTCGGGTTCCGGGTGCAGCTGCTGGGCAGCGCCATTCCATCGTATTTCCTGAAAATGATCCCTTACGTCGTGACGATTCTCGTCCTGATGTACCTGGGTTACCGCAACCGCAACAAGCCGTCCGGCACACCGGAATCGCTGGGTGTTCCTTATATCCGGGAACAGCGGTTCTAG
- a CDS encoding BMP family ABC transporter substrate-binding protein, which translates to MKQRGRAFKLSFLLLFVLAVVLAGCGGNNNTSGNTAASSEPAASAAATASASAAAASTQPSGEKPKVAFVYIGPPGDGGYTYQHDQGRLEMEKELGIKSTTVENIPEGPDAERTITELAQSNDIVFTTSFGYMEQTVNVAKKFPNVKFDHASGYKTEANMGTYFGKNYEASYLTGIAAGKVTKNNHLGYVGAFPISEVIYNLNAFTLGAQSVNPDIKVDVVWTNTWYDPTTERQAAISLLDKGADVLLAYQDSPATIQAAQERGAFAGGNDSDMKKYAPDNYLTNPVWDWGPYYTKTVKSVMDGTWTNEQYSGSMADGMVKLAPFGNKVPEDVQKLVTDAQAKIISGELNVFTGPISDNTGKVQVPEGKTLTLDEVLSMNWLAKGVVGTIPK; encoded by the coding sequence ATGAAACAAAGGGGTCGGGCATTCAAACTCAGCTTCCTGCTGCTGTTTGTGCTTGCGGTTGTACTCGCAGGCTGCGGCGGCAACAACAACACATCGGGGAACACAGCGGCGTCTTCCGAGCCGGCTGCTAGCGCAGCGGCAACAGCATCCGCTAGCGCGGCGGCAGCATCGACGCAGCCATCCGGTGAGAAGCCAAAGGTAGCATTCGTCTATATCGGACCTCCAGGCGACGGCGGTTATACGTATCAGCATGACCAAGGGCGTCTTGAAATGGAGAAAGAACTCGGTATCAAGTCGACAACCGTCGAGAACATCCCAGAGGGACCGGACGCCGAGCGCACTATCACAGAACTCGCACAATCCAATGACATTGTCTTCACTACAAGCTTCGGCTACATGGAGCAGACGGTCAACGTAGCGAAGAAATTCCCCAACGTTAAGTTCGACCATGCTTCCGGCTACAAAACCGAAGCCAACATGGGCACCTACTTCGGCAAGAACTACGAAGCCAGTTATCTGACAGGAATCGCAGCGGGCAAAGTGACCAAGAACAACCATCTCGGTTACGTCGGCGCCTTCCCGATCAGCGAAGTTATCTATAACCTCAACGCCTTCACACTCGGTGCACAGAGCGTAAACCCGGATATCAAGGTTGACGTTGTCTGGACGAACACCTGGTACGATCCGACAACCGAACGCCAAGCGGCTATCAGCTTGCTGGATAAAGGCGCCGATGTCCTTCTGGCTTATCAGGATTCCCCGGCTACCATTCAAGCGGCACAGGAACGCGGCGCATTCGCAGGCGGCAACGACTCCGACATGAAGAAATACGCGCCTGACAACTACCTGACCAACCCGGTTTGGGATTGGGGTCCATACTACACCAAAACAGTTAAGTCCGTAATGGACGGCACCTGGACTAACGAGCAGTACTCCGGCAGCATGGCTGACGGCATGGTGAAGCTGGCTCCGTTCGGCAACAAGGTTCCGGAAGATGTACAGAAGCTTGTTACCGACGCGCAGGCGAAGATTATCAGCGGTGAGCTGAACGTCTTCACTGGTCCGATCAGCGACAACACCGGCAAAGTGCAGGTTCCGGAAGGCAAGACGCTTACGCTTGACGAAGTGCTCAGCATGAACTGGCTGGCGAAAGGCGTAGTCGGCACAATTCCGAAATGA
- the pucD gene encoding xanthine dehydrogenase subunit D codes for MPLSRDSSGSRWRTRPDGLEKVTGSLQYLTDMYAEEMLVGRVLRSRESHARILDLRTDKAAAVPGVHAVLTHEDVPGLNGFGIALPHQPVFCEDRVRYTGDAIAAVAAESDEIAEYALSLIEVDYELLPVLTDPEEAMKEDAILLHPEGNVLHRSEYRRGNPEDAFGTCAYVAEETYYTPRQMHTYMETEGGLFIPEPDGRLTVYSATQHGLMDRKQLSRILAMPEERIRVVSSPIGGSFGGKDELNVQPYGALLALRTGRPVRVHNSRAESVRAGLKRHPMKITMKTGCTRDGVIVAHSVRLVSDTGAYATLGTEVLNFATEHVFGPYRIEHIDVEGFCVYTNNGLSGEFRGFGGNQAIFALEGQIDRLAEAAGIDPWEMRRLNLRQYGDPGPFGQPIAQTDGAMQVWQALENSPLNAERRRGPGRDGNDPWVVTGIGTAIAMHGAGLGKGIPDPAGGRLRLAADGKIEAIFGYEEFGQGLIATLEQMLMEQYGFAAEDLRIIIGDTDVVPDSGSSTASRATSMMWMALRQLHPDFTGKLAAAAEAAGVGQDLSCGEGGMWKEGRRVMTYAELAGSLKEPIVSETVFDYPTTPFERVGAHFLYTYSAIAVKVQVNLLTGRVKMLDQYHAIAAGPVANPQGYLGQIEGGSGMAVGFTLTEDALMKDGSYVTKNLDTYIIPTIADMNGVIQVEPIEDLPEHDTYGPRGVGEIGSVNLAPAVASAVFQAVGKRVVRLPIEPELLQETPFIPQKAVNAHVG; via the coding sequence ATGCCGCTGAGCAGAGACTCCAGCGGGAGCCGCTGGAGAACACGCCCTGACGGACTGGAGAAAGTCACCGGCAGCCTGCAATACCTGACTGATATGTACGCCGAGGAAATGCTGGTCGGCCGCGTGCTGCGCAGCCGGGAGAGCCATGCCCGCATTCTGGACCTGCGGACGGACAAAGCGGCCGCGGTTCCCGGCGTCCATGCCGTCCTGACGCATGAGGATGTGCCGGGACTGAACGGCTTCGGCATTGCGCTTCCTCATCAGCCGGTATTTTGCGAGGACCGGGTTCGCTACACCGGTGACGCCATCGCTGCGGTTGCGGCCGAGAGCGATGAAATCGCCGAGTATGCGCTGTCTCTGATTGAAGTCGATTATGAGCTGCTGCCGGTCCTTACGGACCCGGAGGAAGCCATGAAGGAGGATGCCATTCTTCTGCATCCCGAAGGGAATGTGCTGCACCGTTCCGAGTACCGGAGAGGGAATCCGGAGGATGCCTTCGGGACCTGCGCCTATGTGGCGGAGGAGACGTATTATACGCCGCGGCAGATGCATACGTATATGGAAACCGAGGGCGGCCTCTTCATTCCTGAGCCGGACGGGCGGCTGACCGTCTATTCCGCCACCCAGCACGGCCTGATGGACCGGAAGCAGCTTTCCCGTATTCTGGCTATGCCGGAGGAGCGGATTCGCGTCGTCTCAAGTCCGATCGGCGGATCATTTGGCGGCAAGGATGAACTGAATGTCCAGCCTTACGGCGCACTGCTGGCGCTGCGTACGGGCAGACCGGTGCGGGTGCACAACTCCCGCGCCGAGTCGGTCCGGGCGGGCCTTAAGCGGCATCCGATGAAGATCACAATGAAGACCGGCTGTACCCGGGATGGGGTGATTGTTGCCCATTCCGTGCGGCTGGTATCGGATACCGGCGCATACGCCACTCTGGGCACCGAGGTGCTCAACTTTGCTACCGAGCATGTCTTTGGCCCTTACCGAATCGAGCATATCGACGTTGAGGGCTTTTGTGTATACACAAATAATGGGCTATCGGGGGAATTTCGCGGCTTTGGCGGTAATCAGGCGATCTTCGCTCTGGAGGGCCAGATCGACCGGCTGGCCGAGGCTGCTGGCATCGACCCCTGGGAGATGCGGCGCCTGAATCTGCGCCAATACGGCGATCCCGGGCCCTTTGGCCAGCCAATCGCCCAGACAGACGGCGCCATGCAGGTATGGCAGGCGCTGGAGAACAGCCCGCTGAACGCCGAGCGGAGACGCGGGCCGGGCAGGGATGGTAACGATCCGTGGGTCGTTACCGGGATCGGGACAGCCATCGCCATGCATGGAGCCGGACTCGGCAAGGGCATTCCGGACCCCGCAGGCGGCCGGCTGCGGCTGGCTGCAGACGGCAAGATCGAAGCCATCTTCGGCTATGAGGAGTTCGGGCAGGGCTTGATCGCCACGTTGGAGCAGATGCTCATGGAGCAGTACGGCTTCGCGGCTGAGGATCTGCGAATCATTATCGGCGATACGGATGTAGTGCCGGACAGCGGATCAAGCACTGCCTCCCGGGCTACGAGCATGATGTGGATGGCCCTTCGCCAGCTGCATCCGGATTTCACCGGCAAGCTGGCTGCAGCCGCCGAAGCTGCGGGCGTGGGGCAGGACTTAAGCTGCGGCGAAGGCGGCATGTGGAAGGAAGGCCGCCGGGTGATGACCTATGCCGAGCTGGCCGGCAGCCTGAAGGAGCCTATCGTCAGCGAAACGGTGTTCGATTATCCGACGACGCCTTTTGAGCGGGTCGGCGCCCATTTTCTGTACACCTATTCGGCAATCGCCGTCAAGGTCCAGGTCAATCTTCTGACGGGCCGCGTCAAGATGCTGGACCAATACCACGCCATTGCGGCGGGGCCGGTCGCGAATCCGCAGGGCTACCTCGGACAGATCGAGGGCGGAAGCGGGATGGCGGTCGGCTTCACGCTGACGGAGGATGCACTCATGAAGGATGGCTCCTACGTCACGAAAAATCTGGACACCTATATCATACCTACCATTGCGGATATGAACGGCGTCATCCAGGTGGAGCCGATCGAGGATCTGCCGGAGCATGATACGTATGGTCCCCGGGGGGTCGGGGAGATCGGTTCGGTCAATCTGGCGCCTGCCGTGGCGTCCGCCGTATTCCAGGCGGTCGGCAAACGGGTCGTCCGGCTGCCGATCGAACCCGAGCTGCTGCAGGAGACGCCGTTTATTCCACAGAAGGCGGTGAACGCGCATGTTGGATGA